One Brockia lithotrophica genomic region harbors:
- a CDS encoding NAD(P)HX epimerase / NAD(P)HX dehydratase encodes MPGMMRAMASEKQVTPSDRSGGAWRKGEKEPPCDVCAAFRRPRSVSEVAEWDLNAKWFGVSPLVLMENAGAAVARAVRERRPEARRIAVFAGSGGNGGDGLVAARHLSAWAGVDVYLCAAPDRLRPEDARVNWELVRNSPFIRTRTCPRAEDVHELARLLDEREAYDVVIDALLGAGSRGVPREPIRSAIEVIRAQRRRGAFVVSVDLPSGHPETGRVEADLAVTFAWDKDEYQKEPFPRVVVPIGYPVDVAFRAGPADVQALVAHSWTRKGERGSVFVLGGSARYPGAPLLAARAAHLLTDLVTVSVFAEAPHSAVPHELIPLRLPGKMFTREHLPLLEEALRRAHAVVVGPGLGRHPETICALRRLWPLLAARGIPVVVDADALVAWSHPRLRREALPDAHLRPFPAVLTPHAGEFRRLAAFLGLVLPESKAEGEVGSTPDAPPLVAEACAVLELARKARAVVLRKGPVDVLASSDRWAYNTTGDPGLTTAGTGDVLAGLVGGFLARGAAQGLLPSGEGLAFRAAKAAAFVNGLAGEIAAGERGGPWYTAEDVLRSLPAALRRAAEFA; translated from the coding sequence GTGCCGGGGATGATGCGGGCGATGGCTTCCGAAAAGCAGGTGACTCCTTCGGACCGTTCCGGCGGAGCCTGGCGCAAGGGCGAGAAAGAACCTCCCTGCGACGTGTGCGCGGCATTTCGCCGCCCGCGCTCCGTCTCCGAGGTCGCCGAGTGGGACCTGAACGCGAAGTGGTTTGGCGTCTCCCCCCTCGTCCTCATGGAGAACGCGGGGGCGGCGGTGGCGCGGGCCGTCCGCGAGCGAAGACCGGAAGCCCGGCGCATCGCCGTGTTTGCGGGGAGCGGAGGCAACGGCGGCGACGGCCTCGTCGCCGCCCGCCACCTGAGTGCCTGGGCGGGGGTGGACGTCTACCTGTGCGCCGCTCCCGACCGCCTGCGCCCCGAAGACGCGCGCGTGAACTGGGAACTCGTCCGGAACTCCCCCTTCATCCGGACGCGCACCTGTCCCCGGGCGGAAGACGTGCACGAGCTCGCCCGACTCCTCGACGAAAGAGAAGCGTACGACGTCGTGATCGACGCCCTCCTCGGCGCAGGTTCCCGAGGCGTGCCGCGGGAACCCATCCGTTCGGCGATCGAGGTCATCCGCGCCCAGAGGCGGCGGGGCGCTTTCGTGGTGAGCGTCGACCTCCCGAGCGGCCATCCCGAAACCGGGCGTGTGGAGGCGGACCTCGCCGTCACCTTTGCCTGGGATAAGGACGAGTACCAGAAGGAACCGTTCCCCCGCGTCGTAGTACCCATCGGTTACCCCGTCGACGTCGCCTTCCGCGCGGGTCCCGCGGACGTCCAGGCGCTCGTCGCCCATTCGTGGACGCGAAAGGGCGAGCGGGGGAGCGTGTTCGTCCTGGGAGGAAGTGCTCGCTACCCCGGCGCCCCCCTGCTCGCGGCGCGCGCCGCCCACCTCTTGACCGACCTCGTAACCGTGAGCGTCTTCGCCGAGGCGCCGCACTCCGCCGTCCCTCACGAACTCATCCCCCTTCGCCTTCCGGGGAAGATGTTCACGCGCGAACACCTCCCCCTTCTCGAAGAAGCCCTCCGACGCGCGCACGCCGTGGTTGTCGGACCCGGCCTCGGACGGCATCCCGAGACGATTTGCGCCCTGCGCCGCCTCTGGCCGCTTCTCGCGGCGCGCGGGATTCCCGTCGTCGTGGACGCCGACGCACTCGTCGCCTGGAGCCATCCCCGGTTGCGCAGGGAGGCGCTCCCGGACGCGCACCTTCGACCCTTTCCCGCCGTCCTCACGCCCCACGCGGGCGAATTCCGCCGCCTCGCCGCCTTCCTGGGCCTCGTCCTTCCGGAAAGCAAAGCCGAAGGAGAAGTTGGAAGCACGCCCGACGCTCCTCCCCTCGTCGCCGAAGCGTGTGCCGTCCTCGAACTGGCCCGCAAGGCCCGCGCCGTCGTCCTCCGGAAGGGTCCGGTGGACGTCCTCGCCTCTTCCGACCGCTGGGCGTACAACACGACCGGCGACCCCGGGCTGACCACGGCGGGGACGGGAGACGTCCTCGCGGGGCTCGTGGGAGGGTTCCTCGCCCGCGGCGCCGCGCAGGGTCTCCTGCCCTCGGGAGAAGGCCTCGCCTTCCGCGCCGCAAAGGCGGCGGCTTTCGTGAACGGCCTTGCCGGGGAAATCGCCGCCGGTGAACGGGGCGGACCGTGGTACACCGCAGAAGACGTGCTCCGCTCCCTTCCCGCGGCGCTCCGCCGCGCGGCCGAGTTCGCGTGA
- a CDS encoding DNA-3-methyladenine glycosylase II: protein MDDRWKPLEEDFWNLPTLEAARHLLGRYLVHETAAGKLVGRIVETEAYLGPDDRAAHSYGGKVTRRNRVMFGPPGYAYVYFIYGMHECLNVVTAEAEVPHAVLIRALEPVAGAAEMARRRGLPVEDVERRLARGLPEPRLTSGPGRLTQALGITRAHYGHDLRRPPLYLTRGEPVPDRLVGQSPRIGIEYAGEARDYPWRFFLLDNPYVTRAPRRKTGREGGGDADLILRAKR from the coding sequence TTGGACGACCGGTGGAAACCGCTCGAGGAAGACTTCTGGAACCTGCCCACGCTCGAGGCGGCGCGCCACCTCCTCGGCCGCTACCTCGTCCACGAAACGGCGGCGGGGAAGCTTGTCGGGCGCATCGTGGAAACCGAGGCCTACCTCGGCCCGGACGACCGCGCCGCCCACTCCTACGGCGGCAAGGTGACCCGGCGCAACCGCGTGATGTTCGGCCCGCCCGGGTACGCCTACGTGTACTTCATCTACGGAATGCACGAGTGCCTGAACGTCGTCACCGCGGAGGCGGAGGTTCCGCACGCCGTCCTCATTCGCGCCCTCGAACCCGTCGCCGGCGCAGCGGAAATGGCCCGGCGCCGCGGGCTTCCGGTGGAGGACGTCGAGCGACGCCTTGCGCGGGGGCTACCCGAACCGCGGCTCACGAGCGGACCGGGGCGGCTCACGCAGGCGCTCGGGATCACGCGCGCGCACTACGGCCACGACCTGCGCCGCCCGCCCCTCTACCTCACACGGGGCGAGCCGGTGCCCGATCGACTCGTGGGCCAAAGTCCGCGCATCGGAATCGAGTACGCGGGGGAGGCGCGGGACTACCCGTGGCGCTTTTTCCTCCTGGACAACCCGTACGTCACGCGCGCCCCCCGAAGGAAGACCGGACGAGAGGGCGGGGGGGACGCGGACCTCATCCTTCGCGCAAAAAGGTAA
- a CDS encoding DNA-binding heavy metal response regulator, which produces MASLKILLLEDDPPLRQAVAGLLEEAGYRVTCAEDAYEAEAYALGELYDLYLVDVVLPDVDGFTFLRRLRERGDQTPAIFLTARDQVEDRVRGLSVAGGDDYVVKPFSGEELLARIAAVLRRSGKVDLHGTLGVGPIRFDSARRRVVVRGTPVELTPTEERLLLTFLRHPGEVLPRERLIASVWGVEGEADERSLELYIHYLRKKLKPFGLEGAIETVRGRGYRLVRWDEEGQSS; this is translated from the coding sequence GTGGCTTCCCTGAAAATCCTCCTCCTCGAAGACGATCCCCCACTCCGACAGGCGGTGGCCGGGCTCCTCGAAGAGGCGGGATACCGGGTCACGTGCGCCGAGGACGCCTACGAGGCGGAGGCCTACGCCCTGGGCGAGCTCTACGACCTCTACCTCGTCGACGTCGTCCTCCCGGACGTCGACGGGTTTACCTTTCTCCGGCGGCTGCGCGAGCGGGGGGACCAAACGCCGGCGATCTTCCTCACGGCCCGCGACCAGGTGGAAGACCGCGTGCGCGGCTTGAGCGTCGCCGGAGGCGACGACTACGTCGTAAAACCGTTTTCCGGCGAAGAACTCCTCGCGCGCATCGCCGCCGTCCTCCGGCGCAGCGGGAAGGTCGACCTCCACGGGACGCTCGGCGTGGGGCCAATCCGCTTCGACTCCGCCCGGCGCCGGGTCGTCGTCCGCGGCACGCCCGTAGAGCTCACGCCGACAGAGGAGCGCCTCCTCCTCACCTTTCTTCGCCATCCCGGGGAAGTCCTCCCGCGCGAGCGGCTCATCGCGAGCGTCTGGGGAGTCGAAGGAGAGGCCGACGAACGCTCGCTCGAACTGTACATCCACTACCTGAGGAAAAAACTCAAGCCCTTCGGGTTGGAAGGGGCCATCGAAACCGTTCGGGGACGCGGCTACCGCCTCGTCCGCTGGGATGAGGAGGGGCAATCTTCGTGA
- a CDS encoding two-component system sensor kinase, translated as MNIRNRFRAKEEAVLNPEAARMFARTYRHLALGLAASVLILTAALLVLLVRTTEDALYRRIDNLLRSRAMALAAGHGGEFERRPAFAPEAGRLFLVYFGDPPQIPLAVRPYDPLSDAARTALLRLAGEKKVDLGGSSPATAPARVELDGEAFRYVLVRLPEGTFAAPGARNGQIYPRGTGPPSPSPPADARYALLLYPLAREEEFLANLRRQAFLAGGLFAAVSALLGLVFADRALRPVREAWAAQRRFVADASHELRTPLQVLRLNLERLGRHGERTVAEERRTLEVLLGELARLEHLVGDLLTLAKADAATLAVEKRPVDFADIVRRESEAFRPAFEEKGLFLEVRTEPAPVWGDPERLAQIVAVLLDNAVSYTDRGGAAVVLTSDKTRRQAILKVEDSGIGIGPEERERAFDRFYRGREARRRKREGSGLGLAVARIIVQAHGGTLHLFPRAEGGTRAEVRLPLESHS; from the coding sequence GTGAACATACGGAATCGCTTCCGCGCAAAGGAAGAGGCGGTGCTGAACCCGGAAGCCGCGCGCATGTTCGCCCGGACGTACCGCCACCTCGCCCTTGGTTTGGCGGCGTCCGTGCTCATCCTCACCGCGGCACTTCTCGTCCTCCTCGTGCGGACGACGGAAGACGCGCTCTACCGCAGGATCGACAACCTCCTCCGCAGCCGGGCAATGGCCCTCGCCGCCGGACACGGAGGGGAATTCGAGCGGCGCCCCGCCTTTGCTCCCGAGGCGGGGCGCCTCTTCCTCGTGTACTTCGGTGATCCTCCCCAAATCCCCCTCGCCGTCCGGCCGTACGACCCCCTCTCGGACGCCGCCCGAACCGCTCTCTTGCGGCTCGCGGGAGAAAAAAAGGTCGACCTGGGGGGATCCTCTCCCGCCACGGCGCCCGCCCGCGTCGAGCTGGACGGGGAGGCGTTTCGCTACGTGCTCGTCCGCCTCCCCGAAGGGACTTTCGCCGCACCGGGCGCGCGGAACGGCCAGATCTACCCACGGGGAACGGGACCGCCGTCTCCCTCCCCCCCTGCCGACGCCCGCTACGCCCTCCTCCTCTATCCCCTGGCCCGCGAAGAAGAGTTCCTCGCAAACCTGCGCCGGCAGGCGTTCCTCGCCGGCGGACTCTTTGCGGCGGTGTCCGCCCTTTTGGGCCTTGTCTTCGCCGACCGCGCCCTGCGCCCCGTTCGCGAGGCGTGGGCCGCCCAGAGGCGCTTCGTCGCCGACGCCTCCCACGAACTCCGAACGCCTCTGCAGGTCCTCCGGCTCAACCTCGAACGCCTGGGCCGCCACGGCGAACGCACGGTGGCGGAAGAGCGGCGCACCCTCGAGGTCCTCCTCGGCGAACTCGCTCGCCTCGAGCACCTCGTAGGCGACCTCCTCACGCTCGCGAAGGCGGACGCCGCCACGCTCGCCGTGGAAAAACGCCCCGTCGACTTTGCCGACATCGTCCGCCGCGAGAGCGAAGCCTTCCGTCCGGCCTTCGAAGAAAAGGGGCTTTTTCTGGAAGTACGCACGGAACCGGCTCCCGTCTGGGGCGATCCCGAACGGCTCGCCCAAATCGTCGCCGTCCTCTTGGACAACGCCGTGAGCTACACGGATCGCGGCGGCGCCGCCGTCGTCCTAACGAGCGACAAAACGCGGAGGCAGGCGATTCTCAAGGTCGAAGACAGCGGCATAGGGATCGGCCCCGAAGAACGCGAGCGCGCCTTCGACCGCTTTTACCGCGGCCGAGAGGCGCGCCGAAGGAAGCGGGAGGGAAGCGGCCTCGGACTCGCCGTGGCGCGCATCATCGTCCAGGCGCACGGGGGGACGCTCCACCTCTTCCCCCGAGCCGAGGGAGGGACGCGCGCCGAAGTCCGCCTCCCCCTCGAATCTCACTCGTAG
- a CDS encoding Macrolide export ATP-binding/permease protein MacB, which yields MLVLEILRMAFRNLSGNPFRTFLTMLGVIIGVASVIALVAVGQGATARVTEQIQGLGSNLISVNIVGRGSQTALRSQDVEEWVNLPGVGAVAPEVVGSATVKAGTSSVSVPLEGVTPEFARVRNLAVAEGRFISDLDLLARSRVVLLGANTAVQLFGSFDPVGQEVTLNGTTFTVVGVLAPMGTTLGASNDDRVLVPLTTAERFLQSRGVRTVYVQAASSDEVRVAVDSLRRELMRTFRGDENSFSIFTQEDVLRTIGSVSNTLSLMLGGIAGISLLVGGIGIMNIMLVSVSERTKEIGLRKAIGARRSQILLQFLLESLVLSLLGGVFGVLVGFGIGALLERVLHIPVLINWSVIGVATLFSLAVGLVFGILPAVRAANLDPIVALRYE from the coding sequence TTGCTCGTCCTGGAGATCCTGCGGATGGCCTTCCGCAACCTCTCGGGGAACCCGTTCCGCACGTTCCTCACGATGCTTGGGGTGATCATCGGCGTGGCGTCTGTGATCGCCCTCGTAGCCGTAGGCCAGGGAGCGACGGCCCGCGTGACGGAGCAGATTCAGGGGCTCGGATCCAACTTGATCTCCGTGAACATCGTCGGGCGGGGGTCGCAGACGGCCCTGAGAAGCCAAGACGTGGAAGAGTGGGTGAACCTCCCCGGGGTAGGCGCCGTCGCCCCCGAGGTGGTGGGTTCGGCGACGGTAAAGGCGGGCACAAGCAGCGTGAGCGTCCCTCTGGAGGGGGTTACACCTGAGTTTGCCCGGGTGCGCAATTTGGCGGTGGCGGAAGGACGGTTCATCTCCGACCTCGACCTCCTCGCCCGCAGCCGCGTCGTCCTCCTCGGGGCGAACACGGCGGTGCAACTGTTTGGGTCCTTCGACCCGGTGGGGCAGGAGGTTACGCTCAACGGCACTACGTTTACCGTCGTGGGCGTCCTCGCCCCGATGGGGACTACGCTCGGGGCTTCCAACGACGACCGGGTCCTCGTTCCCCTCACGACGGCGGAGAGGTTCCTCCAGAGCCGCGGTGTACGCACGGTATACGTCCAGGCCGCTTCTTCCGACGAGGTACGCGTGGCCGTCGACTCCCTTCGGCGTGAGCTCATGCGCACCTTTCGCGGCGACGAAAACAGCTTCAGCATCTTCACGCAGGAGGACGTCCTCCGCACGATCGGCTCCGTCTCCAACACGCTGAGCCTCATGCTCGGGGGGATCGCAGGGATTTCCCTCCTCGTGGGAGGGATCGGGATCATGAACATCATGCTCGTCTCCGTGAGCGAGCGGACGAAAGAGATCGGCCTGCGGAAGGCGATCGGCGCGCGCCGGAGTCAGATCCTGCTCCAGTTTCTCTTGGAATCCCTCGTCCTGAGCCTGCTCGGCGGGGTCTTCGGCGTGCTGGTGGGGTTCGGCATCGGCGCGCTTCTCGAGCGCGTCCTCCACATCCCCGTCCTCATCAACTGGTCGGTGATCGGCGTGGCGACCCTCTTTTCTCTGGCCGTAGGTCTCGTCTTCGGCATTCTTCCCGCGGTCCGCGCGGCCAACCTCGACCCGATCGTCGCCCTCCGCTACGAGTGA
- a CDS encoding Cell division transporter, ATP-binding protein FtsE, producing the protein MTPPLIRLERVSKEYSMGEERVRALDEVNLEVDRGDFVAVVGPSGSGKSTLMHILGCLDRPTSGRYELDGREVGHLSEAELARIRNEKIGFVFQQFYLLPRLTAVENVELPLVYRGWPPRQRRERAKEVLVSLGLEGRLYHFPNQLSGGQQQRVAIARALVGDPELVLADEPTGALDSRTGKEILEIFAALHEEGRTIVLITHDMEVARRARRRIAIRDGRIVADEERGE; encoded by the coding sequence ATGACCCCCCCTCTCATCCGGCTCGAACGGGTTTCCAAGGAGTACTCCATGGGCGAAGAACGCGTGCGCGCCCTGGACGAGGTGAATCTGGAGGTCGACCGGGGGGACTTCGTGGCCGTCGTCGGTCCTTCCGGCTCCGGGAAGTCCACGCTCATGCACATCCTCGGGTGCCTCGATCGTCCGACGTCCGGGCGCTACGAACTCGACGGCCGAGAGGTGGGTCACCTTTCGGAGGCAGAGCTCGCCAGGATCCGGAACGAGAAAATCGGCTTCGTCTTTCAGCAGTTCTACCTCCTCCCCCGCCTTACGGCCGTCGAGAACGTCGAACTCCCCCTCGTGTACCGAGGATGGCCTCCCAGACAGCGCCGCGAACGGGCGAAGGAGGTGCTCGTCAGCCTGGGCCTCGAAGGGCGCCTCTACCACTTTCCCAATCAGCTTTCCGGCGGGCAGCAGCAGCGGGTCGCGATCGCCCGCGCCCTCGTGGGCGATCCGGAGCTCGTGCTCGCGGACGAGCCGACGGGGGCGTTGGACAGCCGCACCGGTAAGGAGATCCTCGAAATCTTCGCCGCCCTCCACGAGGAGGGGCGCACGATCGTCCTGATCACGCACGACATGGAAGTCGCCCGCCGGGCGCGGCGGCGCATCGCCATTCGCGACGGGCGCATCGTCGCCGATGAGGAAAGAGGGGAGTAG
- a CDS encoding putative Co/Zn/Cd efflux system membrane fusion protein — MPKKIWISLLVLILLLGSGGYLLWSRAQAQKVTNFLDSFSEARVVRGKITVGVNGSGSVESAQTVSLKAETAATVSEVLVKAGDRVSAGDELVRFAGKDMSAQISQEEATLAELLTQREQLVARMQAQEQAAAKEETIVAPADGLLADVVVHPGDPVSPGMQIATLTLTGESRLAVYVAEGDAAKLQPGTAAEVSLGGESKETLQGRVVSVDPFLDVVEGVSARKVTVQVVGTVQEGVKAQVVFRLADGSVVSALQEGVFLSPERISLRAQTEGRVVRVDGKPGQVVSRGQAVAAVRPVSAQDANLASQLSQLDDRIAQSRQRIAQYQAQGEAPDPVKAPIDGKISQVFVVAGQAVVPGQDLLHIIDDQSLQVVIHVDELDVNKIKVGQTAEVTVQAVSQTPLKGDVLAIGDEGEVQNGVATFPVTIHVPAVSGLKIGMTAEAQILVAEKDDALLVPVEAVVRRGNAAFVYVPVSSAERGQESTSGSKSPEGGGEDSAKANGQPSAPPPLPPGVALRPVEVGLIGIRQAEIVSGLAEGDVVLVPRPVSAQGTGGFQPSPSREMAVPGMMPRGGQAPGSSTPGGSWGGSRSGAPAPSNSGSRSGGDAFPTPAQPGGGGSR; from the coding sequence GTGCCCAAGAAAATCTGGATTTCCCTTCTCGTCCTCATCCTTCTCCTCGGGAGCGGCGGATACCTTTTGTGGTCTCGGGCACAAGCCCAGAAAGTTACCAATTTTCTCGATTCCTTTTCGGAGGCCCGCGTCGTCCGCGGCAAGATCACCGTGGGAGTGAACGGATCGGGATCCGTGGAGTCCGCGCAGACGGTATCGCTCAAGGCGGAAACGGCGGCCACGGTTTCGGAAGTTCTCGTCAAGGCGGGGGACCGCGTCAGCGCAGGCGACGAGCTCGTCCGCTTTGCCGGGAAGGACATGAGCGCGCAGATTTCGCAGGAAGAGGCCACTCTTGCCGAGCTCCTCACCCAGCGCGAGCAGCTCGTGGCGCGCATGCAGGCCCAAGAGCAGGCGGCCGCAAAGGAGGAGACGATCGTCGCTCCGGCAGACGGTCTCCTCGCCGACGTCGTCGTCCACCCGGGAGATCCGGTGTCTCCGGGGATGCAGATCGCCACGCTCACGCTTACGGGGGAATCGCGCCTCGCGGTGTACGTCGCGGAAGGAGACGCGGCGAAGCTGCAACCGGGAACGGCGGCAGAGGTTTCCCTCGGCGGGGAATCTAAGGAAACCCTGCAAGGTCGCGTCGTCTCCGTAGATCCCTTTCTCGACGTCGTGGAGGGCGTGTCGGCGCGAAAGGTGACGGTACAGGTCGTCGGAACGGTGCAGGAAGGGGTAAAGGCGCAGGTCGTTTTTCGCCTTGCCGACGGCTCCGTCGTATCCGCCTTGCAAGAGGGCGTTTTCCTCTCTCCCGAGCGGATTTCCCTCCGCGCGCAGACGGAAGGTCGTGTCGTCCGCGTGGACGGAAAGCCGGGTCAGGTCGTCTCTCGGGGACAAGCGGTCGCCGCAGTGCGCCCCGTTTCTGCGCAGGATGCAAATCTGGCGTCGCAGCTATCCCAGCTCGACGACCGCATCGCGCAGTCGCGGCAGCGCATTGCCCAGTACCAGGCCCAGGGCGAGGCGCCGGATCCCGTCAAGGCTCCCATCGACGGAAAGATTTCCCAAGTCTTTGTCGTCGCCGGGCAGGCGGTCGTCCCCGGGCAGGACCTCCTTCACATCATCGACGATCAAAGCCTTCAAGTGGTCATCCACGTCGACGAGCTCGACGTGAACAAGATCAAAGTCGGGCAGACGGCAGAGGTTACGGTGCAGGCCGTATCGCAAACCCCCCTCAAGGGGGACGTCCTCGCGATCGGCGACGAAGGCGAAGTGCAAAACGGAGTCGCCACCTTTCCGGTGACCATCCACGTCCCCGCGGTATCCGGTCTCAAGATCGGGATGACGGCGGAGGCGCAAATCCTCGTCGCCGAAAAAGACGACGCCTTGCTCGTGCCCGTAGAGGCGGTGGTCCGCCGTGGAAACGCGGCGTTCGTCTATGTACCCGTTTCCTCCGCAGAAAGAGGCCAGGAGAGCACGTCCGGGTCGAAGTCCCCGGAAGGCGGAGGGGAAGATTCGGCAAAGGCCAACGGGCAGCCCTCGGCACCTCCCCCTCTTCCGCCCGGTGTGGCGCTTCGGCCCGTTGAAGTGGGACTCATCGGAATTCGGCAGGCGGAAATCGTCTCGGGACTCGCCGAAGGCGACGTCGTCCTCGTTCCGCGCCCGGTTTCCGCTCAGGGAACGGGGGGATTCCAACCTTCCCCGAGTCGGGAGATGGCCGTCCCGGGGATGATGCCGCGGGGAGGCCAAGCCCCCGGTTCAAGCACACCCGGGGGCTCTTGGGGAGGTTCTCGGAGCGGAGCTCCAGCACCCTCTAATTCGGGAAGCCGTTCCGGCGGGGATGCCTTCCCGACTCCCGCACAGCCGGGGGGAGGGGGAAGTCGATGA
- a CDS encoding Radical SAM, Pyruvate-formate lyase-activating enzyme like yields the protein MNEEFVREAAAYEKLPDGRVRCLLCPHRCTLREGQTGLCRVRRSVGGRLVTLNYGAVSSLAIDPVEKKPLFHFYPGHFLLSLGTWGCNLHCPFCQNWEIAHGTPPVRFLSPDDVLTLLGRCPGCVGVAFTYSEPTVWYEYVRDTARLVRARGGRVVLVTNGFIEEAPLAELLPYVDALNVDLKSFRAETYRRALRGRLDPVLRTIALAAKRVHVEVTTLLVTGMNDDLEEVEEIARFLASVNPEILLHLSRYFPAYRYAEPPTPPDFLLRAYAIARRHLRYVYVGNLRQVDGETTYCPACGSPLLVREGFVLREVNLERDEDGAWRCPYCGQRIPIVGDVAFFPGK from the coding sequence GTGAACGAGGAATTCGTCCGCGAGGCCGCCGCGTACGAGAAGCTTCCCGACGGGCGCGTGCGCTGCCTTCTCTGCCCCCACCGGTGCACGCTGCGCGAGGGGCAGACCGGGCTCTGCCGCGTGCGGCGTAGCGTTGGCGGCCGACTCGTCACGCTGAACTACGGGGCGGTGTCGAGCCTCGCCATCGACCCGGTGGAGAAGAAGCCTCTCTTCCACTTCTATCCGGGGCATTTCCTCCTCTCCCTGGGGACGTGGGGGTGCAACCTCCACTGTCCCTTCTGCCAGAACTGGGAGATCGCCCACGGAACGCCTCCCGTCCGCTTTCTCTCGCCGGACGACGTCCTCACCCTTCTCGGCCGCTGCCCGGGGTGCGTGGGCGTGGCCTTCACGTACTCCGAACCTACGGTGTGGTACGAATACGTGCGCGACACCGCCCGCCTCGTCCGCGCGCGAGGAGGGCGCGTCGTCCTCGTCACGAACGGGTTCATCGAGGAAGCGCCCCTTGCGGAACTCCTCCCCTACGTGGACGCCCTGAACGTCGACCTCAAATCTTTCCGAGCGGAGACGTATCGGCGCGCCCTCCGCGGCCGCCTCGATCCCGTGCTGCGGACGATCGCCCTCGCTGCCAAACGCGTCCACGTGGAAGTCACCACGCTCCTCGTCACGGGGATGAACGACGACCTCGAGGAGGTCGAAGAAATCGCCCGCTTTCTCGCCTCCGTGAATCCCGAGATCCTCCTGCACCTGTCCCGCTACTTCCCCGCTTACCGCTACGCGGAGCCTCCCACGCCGCCGGATTTCCTCCTTCGCGCCTATGCGATCGCCCGCCGCCACCTCCGCTACGTGTACGTGGGAAATTTGCGGCAGGTGGACGGAGAGACGACCTACTGTCCCGCGTGCGGGAGCCCGCTCCTCGTGCGCGAAGGGTTCGTCCTGCGCGAGGTGAACCTCGAACGGGACGAAGACGGCGCCTGGCGCTGTCCGTATTGCGGGCAGAGGATCCCCATCGTGGGCGATGTGGCCTTTTTTCCGGGGAAGTGA